The Planctomycetota bacterium genome segment TTATTCCGCCATGGCGGGGGCGCTCGTCGGCGTCAGCCAGCCGTCGTTCGTCATTGCGGCCCTCTTGCTCGCGATCTTCTCGTTCTGGCTCCGCTGGCTCCCCGTGGGCGGATGGGGCAGGCCCAGCCAGTTGATTTTGCCGGCCCTCGCGCTGGCGGCGTTGCCCGCGGCGTACATCGCGCGCCTCGTGCGGATGGGGATGCTTGAGGTTCTCTCGGCCGACTACATCCGCACCGCACGCGCCAAGGGCCTGCACGAGCGGACCGTGCTCCTGGACCACGCGTTGCGGAACGCCTGGCTACCGGTCCTCGGGTATTTGGGTCCCGCGGCGGCGGCGGTGTTCAGCGGATCGTTCGTCGTCGAAAAGATTTTTGCGATTCCCGGCGTCGGGCAGCACTTCGTGGACTCGGCCCTGCACCGCGACCATCCGCTCATCCTCGCCACGGTCCTCCTCTATGCCGTGCTCCTGGTCGCCTTCAATCTCCTCGTGGACATCGCGTACGCGTGGTTTGACCCGAGGATCCGTTATGACTGACCCGTCGTTCGACAATCCGGCCGTGCGGCGAGGCATGGCAGGAGCCGTCCGGCCGGCGCTGTCGCCGACGCGCCTGGCGCTTCGGCGATTCCGGCGGAACCGGCTTGCGCTGGCGGGCCTCGTGGTCCTCGTGGCGATTGTGGCCGCGGCGATTGGGGGACTCGTCCAGGATCGCCTTGCGGCCTGGCGCGGCGAGCCGGAGCCGTATCGCACTTCCCTCCCCGGCATCCATCCCCAGCCGCCCAGCCTCGTGCCCTTCCGCCCCTTCGGGACCGACCCGCTCGGCCGCGACATGCTGGCGCGGACGCTCGTCGGCGGATGCGTGTCGCTCGGCGTGGGCCTGGCGGCGGCGGTCGTGAGCGTTCTCGTGGGCACGGTCTGGGGCCTCGTCGCCGGGTACGTCGGCCGCGGCGTCGATACGCTCATGATGCGCGTCGTGGACGTCCTCTACGGCCTGCCGTACGTCCTGCTCGTCATCCTTCTGCTCGTGCTCTTCGCGGAGCAGTACGCCTGGGTCCGCGTGACGGCCCTTTTCCTGGCGATCGGGGGCGTCTCCTGGCTGACAATGGCGCGGGTCGTGCGGGGCCAGGTGCTCGCGCTTCGCGAGGCGGAGTTCATCCAGGCGGCCCGGGCCATGGGGACCCGCACGGGAAGGATTATTTTCCGCGAGATGATGCCGAACCTCGCCGGCACCATCCTCGTCTGCGCGACGCTCACCGTGCCCCTGGCGATCCTCCAGGAATCGTTCCTTTCGTTCCTCGGGCTCGGCGTGCCGCCGCCCTTGGCCTCCTGGGGGACGCTGGCGTCCGACGCGATGGGGGCCCTGAACCCGGTCCAGGCGTACTGGTGGCTGATGGTGTTTCCGTGCGCGTTTCTGGGGGCGACGCTCCTGGGCCTGAACTTCGTCGGCGACGGGCTCAGAGACGCTTTCGACCCGCGGGCGCAGTAGGCTTGTTTCAACCGCAAAGGATGCAAAGCACGCAAAGAAAAGATTTGGGGAACGACCAAACGATTTCAAACAGCAACCTGGTTTGTTCCTTGCTCCTTAGTCTTGCGGTTGTTCTCCCATCCTCCCTTTGCGCTCTTCGCGTTCTTTGCGGTTAAATCACGGCAAGAAAAGCGGCGAGAGGGCGGCGAAGGATTCCCGGGCCGCCGGCCCGCCGCTTCCACGGCGCCTCAGGGGATGATATAATGCCCGCCGGTCGATCCGCCTTCGTCCCGATGAATCGGGACTACGGCAGACGGGCGCGGCGGAGAGGAGGCGGGCGATGCGTCGGTCGCTTTGCGGGCTGGTGATCCTGGTGTTGGCCGCGGTGGCGGGGTGCGCGCCGAGCGTGCCGGGCGGCCGCGTCAAGTTCGCCAACCTGGCGGGGATTTATTACTCCGCTTCGCCGGGGGTCGAGGCCGAGGCGGCCCTGGTCGAGGACTCCGAAACGCTCCTGCGGCGCGCCGTCGCGCAACTGAACGCCGAGAAGAACCTCGACTTCGTCGTCCTCTCGGGCGATCTTCTCGCGCAGGCCGACGCCCTCAGTCTGGACCGCGCCAAGGCGATCCTCGCGGAACTCGCCGTTCCTTATTACGTTGTCCTCGGCGACCACGACGGCCCGGCTGGCGCCGCCGACGCCCCCGCCTTGAGCCGAACGAGCGTCCTCTGGGCGTTCCAGGGCCACGGTTTCGACGGGCCGGAAGGCTACTGGTGCCGCGAGGTCCTGCCCGGTCTTATGCTCGTGGGCTTGGACACGGCGGCGGGCGGGCGGGGCAAAGGCCACGTCGACGCGAAGCAACTGGAGTGGCTCGACCGGACGCTCGCCGAGCACAAGGACAAGGCTGTGCTCGTGGCGGCGCACCACGGCCTGATGGCGCTGCATCCGCTGGATGAGGGAAGCGCGTGGCGAGACCTCCTGGTGGACAATGGGGAGGCGGTGCGCCAGGTGCTCGCCCGCCACGCGAACGTCCTGGCGGTGCTGACGGGGCACCACCACTTGGCCGACGGGCGCGTCAGCGGCCGGATCGTGTACCTGGCGGCCCCGAGCGTGAGCGTCTGGCCCCTGGCGTACCACCTCGTGAACCTGACGAAGACGGAGGCCGAGGCCGTCTGGGTTCCCCTCGACCAGGGGGACCTGGCGCGGCGAGCGCAGGAACGGTTGCTGGGGAGCGCGATGTACCGCGGCGTCTTTCCGCCGGGCGAGGATGGAGACACGACGTGCGTGCGCCTGTTCGGAGGTGGCAAGATGGCCGTGGTCCCGCTGCCCGCCATCCGGCCATGAAGGGCGGGCGGGAGCACGGGCTGGTTCATCCCCGCTCAATACTACTACGCGGTGTTCTTCAATCCCGGCGCGCCGGGACCGAGAACGCAGAGAACAGAAAATCTTGGGAGAGGCGAAAACAGCCAAGACCGCTTCTTGTCATTCGGTCGTTCCCCTATTTCTTCTCTGCGCTCTCTGCGATCTCTGCGTTGAGATAGCGTTGTAGAATTAGGGCCCCTTCAAAAATTATTTCCTCACCCGGCACGTCCGTAGTCGCACAGCCGACCGAGCCGGCAGTGGCTGCATTTTTTCGTATGGCGGCACTCGAACCGGCCGCCGGCGATGGCCGAGAGCACCTCGTGCGCCTCGGTTTCCGCCGCTTTCAGGCCGCCGGCGGGATGATACTCGACTAAAGTCCCTGAGTCAATCACATATATGGAACATCTGGATGCGGGCCGGCCCGCCCACCGGCTGACGGCCATCGCATACAGGCCCAACTGAAGGCGATAGGCCTCGACCGACGGCTTGCCCGTTTCATCCGGCGCTAGACGGCTCTTGTAGTCCGCCAGTTCCCACTGTCCGTCCGGGTTCTCCAGCACCAGGTCCACTATTCCATGTATTTCCGTCTCGCCCAGCCGCAACAGGACAGGCATTTCCCGGTAAGCCGCTTTAGCACAGGCGACGCGGCGGCCCAGGTCGGAAGCCCAGAACCGCGAAACCGCCTCGGTCGCATCCCGCGCGAGCCGACGGCGCCACGGTCCGGGGCCACCATCGGCCCGCCGGAGCGCCCCCTCGACAGCCCGGCGGATGTCCTCGTCGTCCGGCGAAACCGCCAATTCCAACGCCCGGTGGTAAAGGAGGCCGCGCTCGCGCGGCGAAAGGAAAATCTCCCCGGCTTGCGGCGCCCGGAGCGTGTCCGCCTCCGGCTCGGGCGCCTCGACCCCGAGGACATGGGTCCACCAGTACTCCGCGGGGCACCGGCGGTACACGTCCAGGGCCGTCGCCGCCACGCGCTGCGGCGGCCGCGCGGGCGGCTCGGCAGGCGAAACCTGCTCGAGAACCCGCGCGAGCCTTCCCCGCGGAGCCGTCTGGGCCCGGCTGCGCACCACATCCCAGCGCACGCGGCCCGAGGCGAAGACGTCTCTCGGCCCCACGCGCCGCCGGCCGTGGTGGGCGGAGTCTCGCCCCGGCGCACACGCGGACACACGCACCGTGCAACTTCCCGGAAGCGTCACCACGCGGGATCCCTCTTCCAAGTTCGCTGGCAGGCCTGTGCCTGTGGCCAGGACGTCCTGCCACGTCAGGGTCTGCACGATCGTATACGCTTGGTGGGAGCAGAAAATTGCATAATCCTTTGCGCGGGTTATGGCCACGTAAAGGAGTCGGATGGCTTCGTCGGCCTCGGCCCGCTTGGCCTCGCGGCGGGCAAGGGCCAGGGCACAAGAGGCGGCCGTCTCGCCCTGGTCGTCGCGGAGACGGACCGCCAGCCCCGTCGCCGCGTGAATGAAGTAGTCGGCCCGCGGCCCGCGGGAGGCGTGGCCCAGGTCGGGGATCGCCACGATCGGAAACTCCAGGCCCTTGGCCTTGTGGATCGTCATGAGGCGGACGCTGCCGCCGCCGGAGCCGTCCTCCGGCGTGTCGATAGCGGCCTGTTCCTGGCGCATTTCGCTCTGCATGAAATCGCTGACGTAATCGATGTAGTCCCCGAGCGACGCCATGCCCTGCCGTTCGAAGCGGCGAGCGAGTTCCGCCATCTGCCTGAGGTTCGCATAGGCCCTCGCGCCCCCGAAGCCGGCGACGGTGGCGGCGGCGTAGCCGGAATCGAACACCACCTCGTCCAGGAGGTGGGCCAGGCCCATCGGGTCCTTGCGTCGGGCCCAGTCGGGCAGGAGGCGGGCCGCCCGCGCCAGGCCGCGCTGGTCCTCGGCCTCGAAGCCGGACGCCTCGGCCGCCGGCTCGAGCGCCCCGAGGAGCGTGCCGCCCAGGCGCCGCAGGCGGTACAGCCCTTCGTCGCTGACGGCGAAGAAGGGCGACCGCAGCACCCCCGCCACCGCCAGATCGTCCGACGGATCCTCCAGCGCCCGCAAAAGGTTCAGCACGTCCAGAACTTCCTGCTGCTTGTAGAACCCGCTGCCGGCGACGACGGCCATACGTTGCC includes the following:
- a CDS encoding ABC transporter permease; translation: MTDPSFDNPAVRRGMAGAVRPALSPTRLALRRFRRNRLALAGLVVLVAIVAAAIGGLVQDRLAAWRGEPEPYRTSLPGIHPQPPSLVPFRPFGTDPLGRDMLARTLVGGCVSLGVGLAAAVVSVLVGTVWGLVAGYVGRGVDTLMMRVVDVLYGLPYVLLVILLLVLFAEQYAWVRVTALFLAIGGVSWLTMARVVRGQVLALREAEFIQAARAMGTRTGRIIFREMMPNLAGTILVCATLTVPLAILQESFLSFLGLGVPPPLASWGTLASDAMGALNPVQAYWWLMVFPCAFLGATLLGLNFVGDGLRDAFDPRAQ
- a CDS encoding metallophosphoesterase, whose protein sequence is MRRSLCGLVILVLAAVAGCAPSVPGGRVKFANLAGIYYSASPGVEAEAALVEDSETLLRRAVAQLNAEKNLDFVVLSGDLLAQADALSLDRAKAILAELAVPYYVVLGDHDGPAGAADAPALSRTSVLWAFQGHGFDGPEGYWCREVLPGLMLVGLDTAAGGRGKGHVDAKQLEWLDRTLAEHKDKAVLVAAHHGLMALHPLDEGSAWRDLLVDNGEAVRQVLARHANVLAVLTGHHHLADGRVSGRIVYLAAPSVSVWPLAYHLVNLTKTEAEAVWVPLDQGDLARRAQERLLGSAMYRGVFPPGEDGDTTCVRLFGGGKMAVVPLPAIRP
- a CDS encoding PD-(D/E)XK nuclease family protein, which encodes MAVVAGSGFYKQQEVLDVLNLLRALEDPSDDLAVAGVLRSPFFAVSDEGLYRLRRLGGTLLGALEPAAEASGFEAEDQRGLARAARLLPDWARRKDPMGLAHLLDEVVFDSGYAAATVAGFGGARAYANLRQMAELARRFERQGMASLGDYIDYVSDFMQSEMRQEQAAIDTPEDGSGGGSVRLMTIHKAKGLEFPIVAIPDLGHASRGPRADYFIHAATGLAVRLRDDQGETAASCALALARREAKRAEADEAIRLLYVAITRAKDYAIFCSHQAYTIVQTLTWQDVLATGTGLPANLEEGSRVVTLPGSCTVRVSACAPGRDSAHHGRRRVGPRDVFASGRVRWDVVRSRAQTAPRGRLARVLEQVSPAEPPARPPQRVAATALDVYRRCPAEYWWTHVLGVEAPEPEADTLRAPQAGEIFLSPRERGLLYHRALELAVSPDDEDIRRAVEGALRRADGGPGPWRRRLARDATEAVSRFWASDLGRRVACAKAAYREMPVLLRLGETEIHGIVDLVLENPDGQWELADYKSRLAPDETGKPSVEAYRLQLGLYAMAVSRWAGRPASRCSIYVIDSGTLVEYHPAGGLKAAETEAHEVLSAIAGGRFECRHTKKCSHCRLGRLCDYGRAG
- a CDS encoding ABC transporter permease gives rise to the protein MLHYILRRLLYFIPTLLIIYTVAFLMMRAAPGSPFVQEKGLPPEVLQARIEKYYADRPVYQYFRYAWDLATLRGMNSIRYPERNVVHDILAPAFPVSLSLGICALSLAVVAGTAAGVVSAARPRSLADYSAMAGALVGVSQPSFVIAALLLAIFSFWLRWLPVGGWGRPSQLILPALALAALPAAYIARLVRMGMLEVLSADYIRTARAKGLHERTVLLDHALRNAWLPVLGYLGPAAAAVFSGSFVVEKIFAIPGVGQHFVDSALHRDHPLILATVLLYAVLLVAFNLLVDIAYAWFDPRIRYD